The Candidatus Saccharimonadales bacterium DNA window CGAAGACGCTGATGCGGTCGCTGGCCACCATGATTAGGTGGTCGGGGTCGGGTGCTCGGTAGGTGTCTCGAACTTTGCCTGTGTGGATGGGCGAAGGCATCATGCCTCACTCTTGAAACCGTGTTCGCTGCGGACCTTGATGTCCTTAGCAAGCACTGTCTCGTCCATGGCATTCTGGTAATGCTGCATTTCATCGAGTAGATCCTCATCGCCAACACCCAGAATGCGGATAGCCAGTAGCGCAGCGTTCTTGGAGTTGCCGATCGCGACAGTTGCCACCGGGATACCACCAGGCATCTGGACTATGGAGAGCAGGGAGTCGATTCCTTGCAGGTTGTCGAGCGCCCGCGGTACTCCAATGACCGGCAACGGTG harbors:
- the purE gene encoding 5-(carboxyamino)imidazole ribonucleotide mutase is translated as MSQPLVGIIMGSDSDLPMFKDGIDILKEFGVSHEVRVISAHRTPDAMYGYARDARKRGLKVIIAGAGGAAHLPGMTAAMTPLPVIGVPRALDNLQGIDSLLSIVQMPGGIPVATVAIGNSKNAALLAIRILGVGDEDLLDEMQHYQNAMDETVLAKDIKVRSEHGFKSEA